Part of the Chloracidobacterium thermophilum B genome is shown below.
GCCACTGCTGGCGCCGGCTGTGGTCAAACAGCTTTCGGCGCTCTCGCCGTTGCGGGCAACGTCTTCGCTGCTTCTTGACTGGGGTATCATCGTCGGTCTTGTCACCGCAACGGTCTGGCTCAACCATCCGCTGTTGTGGTGCCTGGCACCCTTAGGTATCGCGGCGGCGCAGCACGGACTGGCCATTCTAGCCCACCAGGCGGCGCACTACCGGATGTATGAAACCCGATGGCTCAACGATGCAGTGGGGATGCTGTGTGCTGCTCCGCTGGGGGTTTCCATGCACACGTACCGCATCATTCACCGGATTCACCACAACCATCTGTACAGCCCGATTGACCCGGACATGGCGCTGATGGCGGGGTATCCCCGTGGACGCTGGCACCTGCTCAAAAAGTTCATCAAGGACCTGCTGGGGATTACGGCGGTCAAAAACTACCTGTACTTTTTCGGCCGGCCGCTGCGCCGCACCGCGCCGGAAAAGCCAGCGGCACATGTGTCCATAGTGGATGACACTTCGGAAAACCTGCGGCGGGCGGCCCGTCGGGATCAGCGTTTTGTCATTGTCTTCCAGGTGACGCTGCTTGTCGCTGCCGTTGCTGGTGGGTGGTGGCAGAGTTATGTCGTTTTATGGCTTTTACCACTGGTAACGCTGCTTCAGTGGCTGTTGCGGCTGCGCGCGCTCTGTGAACATGGCGCGGTAGCGGACACTTCGACGCCGTTGCGTGCAGCGCGCACGAACCTGGTGCCGTGGTACATCCGCTGGTGGCTTTTCCCGCACCAGATGCACTATCACATCGAACATCACCTGTATCCCAGTGTGCCGCACTACCGGCTGCCGGCCTGCCATGCGGCATTGCGGGAAGCCGGCGCGCTGGCCGACGCTGAAGTGTCGTCGTCACTGCGTGCTACGTGGCGGAAGTTTTATGCGCCGGCTGCCCGGCCGACGGCGTGAAGCCGTGCTTATGGGTAGGTCAGTCAATGCACCGGAGGTCGCCACGGCGGCTGCTCCGGTCGAAATCGAAATCAAACTGGCGCTCTCGCCCAGGCTGATGCCCCGCTTCAGACGGCATCCTCTTCTGCGCCAGGCGGCGCGGTCCCGCGCCAAACTGTACACCCTGTATGTGGACACCCCGGATGCCGCCCTGCTCCGCCAGGGCATTGCCCTGCGCCTGCGCCGCAGTGGACGCCGCTGGCTGCAAACCCTGAAGGCGGGGGCTGGCAGCGGTGGGCTGCTTGCCGAACGCCCGGAGTGGGAGATGCCGGTTTCCGGCAAACGCCTGAAGTTGGACCTGCTGCCTGCTGAAGCCCGGTCGCTGCTCCCGCCGGAGGCTGCCGCCAGCCTTGCGCCCTGTTTCGAGACAGAAGTCTGGCGCGACACCTGGCAACTCAACCACGAGGGCGCTCTCATTGAAGTCGCCCTGGATCGCGGTGAAGTACGCGCCGGAGCACGGGTCTGCCCTATTGCCGAAGTTGAACTGGAACTCAGGAGCGGCGACCTGCCGCCGTTGTTCGACATCGCCGAACGCCTGGCCGCCGACCTGCCATTCCAACTCGAACCTCGCAGCAAGGCGCAGCGTGGCTACCAGCTCGTGGGTGCATTGCCCTGCACGCCGGTCAAAGCCAGCCCGCCGCTCCTGCTGCTCGATGCTCCGGCCAGTGTGTCGTTTCAGCACATCGTACGGAGTTGCCTGCGCCAGTTTGAAGCCAATCTGCCGGGCCTGCTCAGCACGTCCGATCCCGACCCCGAATTCATTCACCAGATGCGGGTTGCCCTGCGCCGTATGCGGGCGGCCATCGGCCTGCTGCGCTTTATGGGCTATACCAAACCGGACTGGCTTGGCGAACTCAAGTGGCTGATGGGTGAACTGTCCGTAGCGCGTGACTGGGACGTGCTGGCGACGGAAACCCTGCCCCGGATTCAGGCGCATCTGCCGCAACCGGAGCGGCTGGCCGTCCTGCTTGAAGCTGCCGAAGCGCAGCGCCGGGCGGCCAATGACCGGGCGCGCGCGGCAGTGACATCGCCGCGTCTGGTACCGTTGTGGCTGAAGGTTGAGCGCGAGCTGGCACTGCTGCCCGTCTCGCCGGCCACGACGGCCGACTGGTCGCGGGCGGCCCTGCGCCGCCGGCGGCGCCAGTTGGTACGCCTGGGCGAGCGGTTGCACGAGCTGGATGCCACTGAACGCCATGCCATGCGGATTGCGGCCAAAAAACTCCGCTACAGCGCGGAATTTTTTGCCGTCTGGCATCCCAAGGCGGCCCGGCGCTTCATCCGGCACCTGGCCGACCTGCAGGATGTGCTGGGCGTACTCAATGATGCCGCCGTGACGGTGCGCCTGCTGTCCGAGCTTGCTCCAGCCGGCGAGGCTGCCAGCCGGGAAGCCGTGGGCCTGGTCATGGGCTTTCTGGCCTGTGAGCAGGCCTACCGTCTGGCCAGGCTGGAGCAGCTCTGGCGCGAGTTCCACGACATCCCGCCCTACTGGAAAAAAGGCAAACCTCCCCTTCCGGCGGAAGTTCACGCAGAAGACTGATGGCCGTCAGGCGCGGACGGCCCAGGCGGCAAGGAACATCCCCAGCACGAGAAAGCCCTGGGCGTGGGCGTTGTACCAGATAGCCTTGTGGATGGGATCGGCCAGAAATGTGCGCTGAAACCACATCTGCGGCAGTACCGTAGCGCCCACCAGCACTGCCCACAGCCATTCACCCAGCAGCGCCAGCAGTCCGGCGGCGGCGAGTTGTCCGGCGTCCAGCACGAAGATGCCCAGCCAGGCTCCCCGCGCCACCCCAAAGACCTGGGGCAGGGTGTGGATGCCCATCCGCGCATCGCCTTCAAGTGACTTGAAATCATTGGTCGTCATGCTGCCGATGCTGGCAATGACGTAGCAGACGGCGACGGCGGTGGCCGTCCAACTGATGTGGCCCTTGAAGGCCAGCTCGCCCGACATCCAGGGAAGCAGGATGTACGAAGCCGCAACCGTGGCATTGCCGACCCACACAATGCGCTTCAGCTTGATGGGTTTGGCGCTGTAAAGGTGAGCGTTGACGATGCCGATGATCGCCAGCGCCACAATCCACGGATGGATGAGGTAGGCCGTCAGAAGGGTGAGGGCGCACAGCAGGCTGATGCCCAGTGTGGCTTCGCGCAGCCCAATCCGGCCTGAAGGAATGGGCCGGTAGGGTTCGTTGATGGCATCCACGTCGCGGTCGAAGTAGTCGTTCATGGCCTGGCAGGTGCCGGAAATGAGCGGCCCGCTCATCAGCAGTCCCAGCCACAGCCGCCAGTCGGCGAGGCTCGCCACGGTGAACGCAGCGCTGCACAGGGCGCCAGCGACGTAGGCGCACATGACGGGAATCCAGGTGACAGGCTTGAGCAACTCGACCCATGCCGAGACTTTATGGCGCGCCGGACTGGCGGTGCGAGGTGTCGCCCGTGACAGCGGAAGCGATGATGGTGCAATACCTTCTTTCACGGCCAGACGTTTCCTCAACCCTTCCATGGCGTTATTTCCAACTTATGGAATCGCCCGGCGGATGCAAAACCCATTTTCTCGATGGCTGGTGTCCAGCGGCGTGGCTGGCCCGGGCGCTTCGGATGCTGCCTGATAGTTCCCCGGATGTACCCGGCGTGGAGAAATCTTGTCAGCGCGGCGCGCGTGAGTCAGCGCGGCCGGTTAAAGCCTCAACCGGGCAGTGGGTGTTGCCGGTGGCCGTGTCCGGCGTGTGGTGTCCTTCACGTTCCTGATTGGGCAGGAACGGGTAAGTCTGACGGGACGGTTCATGATGACCCAACCTGTCCCACGTGGATGTGGCACCGTAGGCTGCCTGCCTGAGAAAGCCTATCTGCGCACCGTAGCCACAGACACCCGGTGAATACTTTTTTTGGCGAAAAGCTGCGGGCAAGCAGGCGGTGCCCGCCCTTGGGCGTCACTGGCAGGGCCGCGCGCAGAATCAAGATGTGTACCCTACCAACCAGCGTCACTACCAGATATAGTGGTTCTGTCTGATTTTCGTTTTCCAGCCGTGCATGCCGGCGCGCTTCATCCCTCTGTCCAGCCAAGGAGTTTTACGATCCATGATGAAACAGGAACCTGCCCCCGCCAGTCTCACCGACATCGCCCGTACGGTCCTGATGAAACGCTATCTGCTCAAGAACGAGCAGGGCGAGGTGATTGAGACCCCCGAAGCCATGTTCTGGCGGGTAGCTAAAACTATTGCTGCAGTTGATGCCCGCTATGGGGCATCGGCCGGGCAGGTTGCAGAACGTGCCGAACGTTTTTACGAACTGATGGCGCAGGGCTGGTTTGAGCCAAACAGCCCGACCCTGATGAATGCCGGGCGTCCTCTGGGACAGCTCAGCGCGTGCTTCGCCGCCCGTACGATGATCGAGACGATCGCTGGGCCGCAGCCCATCGAGGAGGTGCAGGTCGGCACCCTTGTGCTTACCCACGCCGGCCGCTACCGTCCCGTCACCGGGACGATGCGCCGCACCGGCTGCCTCTACCGGGTGAAGGTTGATAAGTTGCCGGCGCTTTATGTCACCGCCGAGCATCCCTTCCTCACGACCGATGGCTGGGTGCAGGTCAGGGATCTGGCGCCCAAACAGCACTTCGTGAAGATCGGCTGCCCAGAGATCGGGAGCGCAACCGTCACGATGCATTTTGACGGCCACGTTGAGGATGGCTGGGTCCATGCCCGGCTTGAGGGCACCAGCCCACGCTCACAGCGCCGCTACGCCCAGCGTGATGCGATCTCGCGCCAGGTCGCTCCGATCCGCGACGGCGTCACAATTGATGCAGCTCTCGCCTGGATGCTGGGCCTCTACCTCGCGGAAGGGTCCATCTCGGCCGGGTACGATATCCGCTTCACGCTCTCCTGGGATGAGGATGAGCACGCCGCACGCCTCGCCGCGATCCTTGAGGGTAAACTCGGCCTGCCCGCCCGTGTGCAGAAAAGCACCCAGCCGCAAGGCCGGCGGGGCGATGGCTGGACGACCGTGCGCCTCCAGAGCAAGCTGCTTGCGCAGTGGCTCGTCGAGCATTTCGGCGCCGGCTTCGACCAGAAGCGGCTGCCCGCCTGGGCCATGAGCCTGTCGCCCGATCTTCGCCAGGCGCTGCTCCAGGGTGTCGCCGACGGCGACGGCACCCCGATCAACAGCCATCAGACCCGGATCACCCTCTGCAATGAGGTGCTGGTCCGCCAGCTCTTCACCTTGGCCTACAGCCTGGGCTACTACCCGACGCTACGGGCAGATTCGCTGCCAGCCCTCGGCACCGTGCAGCCTTGGTCGCTGGCCTATGGCGAAACGTACAACGCCGGGATGGTCCGCGACGGCGCCTATCGGGTCCTTGAAGTCGCCGCGCTTGATGAAGAGGCGATCGTCTATAACCTTGAGGTCGAGGAGGATCACACCTACGTCGCCAACCAGATGGTGGTGCATAACTGCTTTGTGCTCCCCATTGAAGATACCCTCAACAGCATTTACGACACCCTCAAGCATCAGGCGCTGATTCATCAGAGCGGCGGGGGCACTGGCTTCAGCTTTTCGCGGCTGCGCCCGCGCAACGACGTGGTGCGCAGCACCATGGGCGTAGCGAGCGGCCCGGTCAGTTTTATGGAGGTGTATAACCACTCGACCGAGGCGATTAAGCAGGGGGGAACGCGCCGTGGGGCGAACATGGGTATTCTGCGCTGCGATCACCCCGATATTCTGGAGTTTATTACCTGCAAGCGCGATACGACGAAAATCACGAACTTCAACATCTCGGTGGCTATCACCGATGCTTTCATGCGCGCCGTTGAGCGCGATGAAACCTATGAACTGATCAACCCGCGCACCCGCGCCGTGCAGATGGCTTCACGCGACGGACTG
Proteins encoded:
- a CDS encoding fatty acid desaturase family protein, giving the protein MVVGERGEEFRQTGRRPLLAPAVVKQLSALSPLRATSSLLLDWGIIVGLVTATVWLNHPLLWCLAPLGIAAAQHGLAILAHQAAHYRMYETRWLNDAVGMLCAAPLGVSMHTYRIIHRIHHNHLYSPIDPDMALMAGYPRGRWHLLKKFIKDLLGITAVKNYLYFFGRPLRRTAPEKPAAHVSIVDDTSENLRRAARRDQRFVIVFQVTLLVAAVAGGWWQSYVVLWLLPLVTLLQWLLRLRALCEHGAVADTSTPLRAARTNLVPWYIRWWLFPHQMHYHIEHHLYPSVPHYRLPACHAALREAGALADAEVSSSLRATWRKFYAPAARPTA
- a CDS encoding CYTH and CHAD domain-containing protein, which codes for MGRSVNAPEVATAAAPVEIEIKLALSPRLMPRFRRHPLLRQAARSRAKLYTLYVDTPDAALLRQGIALRLRRSGRRWLQTLKAGAGSGGLLAERPEWEMPVSGKRLKLDLLPAEARSLLPPEAAASLAPCFETEVWRDTWQLNHEGALIEVALDRGEVRAGARVCPIAEVELELRSGDLPPLFDIAERLAADLPFQLEPRSKAQRGYQLVGALPCTPVKASPPLLLLDAPASVSFQHIVRSCLRQFEANLPGLLSTSDPDPEFIHQMRVALRRMRAAIGLLRFMGYTKPDWLGELKWLMGELSVARDWDVLATETLPRIQAHLPQPERLAVLLEAAEAQRRAANDRARAAVTSPRLVPLWLKVERELALLPVSPATTADWSRAALRRRRRQLVRLGERLHELDATERHAMRIAAKKLRYSAEFFAVWHPKAARRFIRHLADLQDVLGVLNDAAVTVRLLSELAPAGEAASREAVGLVMGFLACEQAYRLARLEQLWREFHDIPPYWKKGKPPLPAEVHAED
- the chlG gene encoding chlorophyll synthase ChlG, producing MEGLRKRLAVKEGIAPSSLPLSRATPRTASPARHKVSAWVELLKPVTWIPVMCAYVAGALCSAAFTVASLADWRLWLGLLMSGPLISGTCQAMNDYFDRDVDAINEPYRPIPSGRIGLREATLGISLLCALTLLTAYLIHPWIVALAIIGIVNAHLYSAKPIKLKRIVWVGNATVAASYILLPWMSGELAFKGHISWTATAVAVCYVIASIGSMTTNDFKSLEGDARMGIHTLPQVFGVARGAWLGIFVLDAGQLAAAGLLALLGEWLWAVLVGATVLPQMWFQRTFLADPIHKAIWYNAHAQGFLVLGMFLAAWAVRA